The following is a genomic window from Pseudophryne corroboree isolate aPseCor3 chromosome 3, aPseCor3.hap2, whole genome shotgun sequence.
CACACCAGAGACAAACACACTGTAACTATTACTATACACCTTTTCTAAATCACGACCGACTGGATTGCCAAACATTCTGTAAAAGATAAAAATATTGGAACATAGATCGTCATATCCATTCATGTACCATAGTCTTCTGGAAAGGAAGAAGACAGAAGTGCATCACAGTTGTGAGTGTGTAGATAACACAGATTTGACACAACTATATGGACAATCTTTCTATTTCTTTTAAGACCAATCCTTTTGTCTACAAAACAACTGTGAGAATTGAAAGATGCACCTACTCACCCACACACTCATTGGCTTCTCTTGCTGTCGCTCGCTGCCAAGGTCTGTCATAGTGGAAAGGTTTACAGCGGTCACACTCGGGTCCAGCGGTGTTGTGCTTGCAGTCACACACTAGATTGTCATCTCTGTCCTTAACACACCTAGAGGCATGACCGTTGCACTTGCACCGACCCCCAACCTGAAGGTCGGAAACTGCATAAAAGTAAGAGTCTCTGGCCAATTCTGAGTCATCTTCATTTTCATCCCCAAAAGTATGGAGGCGGCTGAATACTACCTTGATGTCCGTGGCTGTCACCCAGTCCTGTAGGACTGGTGAGTTGTCAAAGTCATGAGCAGAAGGTCTACCATCCAAGGTGCTGAAGGCTATCAAACCACCAGAGAGAGGGTGCATGTCAGTGTGAGAGTCTGTGCAGATAGCCTCCTGCTCATTCTGTTTAGTGATTACTGCCTTGTTGGGTTTGTTGTACATCTTTCTACACTGGGTTGAGTAGAACTGAAATGGCACCCAAGACTTGCCATAGTCCATAGACTTGAAGATGGCCATTGATTCTGGTCTTGGAGAACAAAACTGGAGACTCACATAGGTCACCTCAAACTTTTTCCCTAGGGATagggtcagggtgacattctgaggGTACTGAATATAGTTCTCGGACTGCCAGCAGGTGAGGTTGTGGGGGTTGTTGAGATCAGTTAAAAAGGATGGTGGATGAGCTCTTTTAGGGTCCGAGGCATTGCAGATGTGACAGTTCCTGAATCTATCTTCCCCTTTCACTGTCACCACACAATATCTAGCAGGGTTCTTTCCACAGCTACTGGATACTTTCACTTCTTTCCCAAAAGCTGAGTTGACAAAGTCAGGAATACACCTCCTTGGGTTCCTGTTCTCATCATAGCAGGGATCCGGTTGTGATGTTTGGATGGAAAACATATTCATCCCATATCCTCCTCTACCTTCTTGAGCAGTACAGGACAAGGAAACTAACACAAACAGCACAATCTGCCCTCTCAGCATCATCCTGGTTCCAGCTTAACCCTGCCTTGACCACAGATCCCTCCACAGGCTGCACCTGGCAAACGGAGGCAAACacagaaaaataatataaaattttTAGTCACCTAAGAGTTACTAAAACAAATGGTAAAATAGCTGAAAATAGACTAGCAACTAAAAATCAAACAGAGATGACATCATTTTAGCAGAAAGGATCCAAAGGCATCCTGTAAACTGTATCTGGAAAAACAAGAGCGCTATAAAACAAATCTAAATGACAGCATAAAAGTATagtccaaaaacataaaaaaataaaaatatgcgaGTGCTGTAAAATGAGATTAAAAGTTACATGTTCTTCTAGAGTGAAATATCTCACCTACTGAAAGCATTCTGCAGTTTAaagtaattataaaaaaaaatgcactaCCTTGAAACTTAAATAAGAAATAGTAGGCTAAAAAGGGTctgaaacttaaaaaaaaaaattaggattaAAAACAAAAAATAGAAGTTTGGTGTCAGATCAATGCAAGCAGTGGAGCAAATATGAGCTGTGCTTTTGATGCTGGGAGGCTGATGTTAAGAGTAAGTGGTGAAGTAATCTGCAGTGTGAATCCTCACATCCTTCTGTATAGATGAGGAGTTTGGTGACTGTCTTCCCCTGTCTTGCTATAGAAAGTGAATGACGCTCTTAGACTGTTTGGCTTGAGGTCATCTCAAGGAGTGACACTGCATTAGGGGGAATTACAACGACACCCACTGGTAGAATATCACTGGGCAGGAGAGGCTGCAGGCAGCTGATTCACATGCAGAAGAGGTGGGGAGAGGAGGTGGGAGAGGGGGAAGCAGGAGTaatcagcagaggggc
Proteins encoded in this region:
- the NTN1 gene encoding netrin-1 — its product is MMLRGQIVLFVLVSLSCTAQEGRGGYGMNMFSIQTSQPDPCYDENRNPRRCIPDFVNSAFGKEVKVSSSCGKNPARYCVVTVKGEDRFRNCHICNASDPKRAHPPSFLTDLNNPHNLTCWQSENYIQYPQNVTLTLSLGKKFEVTYVSLQFCSPRPESMAIFKSMDYGKSWVPFQFYSTQCRKMYNKPNKAVITKQNEQEAICTDSHTDMHPLSGGLIAFSTLDGRPSAHDFDNSPVLQDWVTATDIKVVFSRLHTFGDENEDDSELARDSYFYAVSDLQVGGRCKCNGHASRCVKDRDDNLVCDCKHNTAGPECDRCKPFHYDRPWQRATAREANECVACNCNLHARRCRFNMELFKLSGRRSGGVCLNCRHNTAGRHCHYCKEGYYRDMTKPITHRKACKACDCHPVGAAGKTCNQTTGQCPCKDGVTGITCNRCAKGYQQSRSPIAPCIKIPVAPPTTAASSTEEPADCETYCKASKGKLKINMKKYCKKDYAVQIHILKADKAGDWWKFTVNVISVYKQGTNRIRRGDQNLWIRSKDIACKCPKLKPMKKYLLLGNDEDSPDQNGVVADKTSLVIQWRDTWARRLRKFQQREKKGKCKKA